One Natrinema longum genomic window carries:
- a CDS encoding ABC transporter ATP-binding protein, with product MFTHSVPDSRSSATDRTDERESSTAVRLEGVTHRYGATGGRFRSSADRTVTALRDVSLEVSTGTIVGLEGPSGSGKSTVLHAVSGLLVPSDGSVELLGTDLAGLSDAERTRLRRRHIGIVFQRFHLLPSLSARANVALPLVQSGLPRRDRRKRATALLEAVGLGDRTTHLPGELSGGERQRVAIARALSTDPDVIVADEPTGELDTATGADVLELLTDVGRDRAVLVASHDQATLEVADRVVTLCDGRVDDVR from the coding sequence ATGTTTACCCACTCAGTTCCGGATTCGCGATCGTCGGCGACGGATCGAACGGACGAACGCGAATCGTCGACCGCCGTTCGACTCGAGGGCGTTACCCACCGGTACGGAGCCACCGGCGGGCGGTTCCGCTCGAGCGCCGATCGGACGGTGACTGCGCTTCGCGACGTTTCCCTGGAGGTATCGACGGGAACGATCGTCGGACTCGAGGGGCCAAGCGGGAGCGGGAAGTCGACGGTGCTGCATGCCGTTTCCGGGTTGCTGGTGCCGTCGGACGGGAGCGTCGAACTCCTGGGAACCGATCTCGCCGGGCTGTCGGACGCGGAGCGAACGCGGCTGCGGCGACGCCACATCGGGATCGTGTTCCAGCGGTTCCATCTCCTCCCGTCGCTGTCCGCCCGCGCGAACGTCGCGTTACCGCTCGTCCAGTCGGGGCTCCCGCGCCGGGACCGGCGCAAGCGCGCGACGGCGCTGCTCGAGGCCGTCGGTCTCGGTGACCGCACGACCCACCTGCCCGGCGAACTCAGCGGCGGCGAGCGACAGCGCGTCGCGATCGCACGGGCGCTGTCGACGGACCCGGACGTGATCGTCGCCGACGAGCCGACCGGCGAACTCGACACGGCGACCGGCGCGGACGTCCTCGAGTTGTTGACCGACGTCGGACGGGACCGGGCGGTGCTAGTGGCCTCGCACGACCAGGCGACGCTCGAGGTCGCGGATCGGGTCGTCACACTGTGCGATGGACGGGTGGACGATGTCCGATGA
- a CDS encoding tyrosine-type recombinase/integrase has protein sequence MSDNLEPISPQEAVDLYLEARDDAAENTMEAQDYRLRAFVMWCDEEGITNLNELSGRDMYAYRVWRREGGYSDEELKDITLRGDMATMRAFLRFCGEIDAVREDLYDQVPLPRTDGNDVSESTLDPDHAIEIVDWLERYEYASRRHVIVHILWHTGCRVGELRALDLGDLDLEGDRPRADGPAIHFVHRPETDTPLKNKKDGERWNGISSHVAQILQDYIDGPREEIVDEHGRRPLVTTRHGRVSVSACRDTLYRVTRPCWRGEPCPHDRDVDACEATHYSKMSQCPSSRSPHDVRSGRVTAHRLADEDRALVSERLNASEEILDKHYDRRNERQKAEQRRRYFDL, from the coding sequence ATGAGTGACAATCTCGAGCCGATCTCCCCACAAGAGGCGGTCGACCTGTACCTCGAGGCACGCGACGACGCCGCAGAGAACACGATGGAAGCGCAGGACTACCGTCTGCGGGCGTTCGTCATGTGGTGCGACGAGGAGGGCATCACGAACCTGAACGAGCTGTCCGGACGGGACATGTACGCCTATCGAGTCTGGCGTCGCGAAGGCGGCTACTCGGATGAAGAACTCAAGGACATCACCCTCCGCGGGGACATGGCGACGATGCGCGCGTTTCTCCGCTTTTGTGGGGAGATCGACGCCGTTCGCGAGGACCTCTACGATCAGGTTCCGCTCCCGCGAACCGACGGGAACGACGTGAGCGAGTCGACGCTCGACCCGGACCACGCCATCGAGATCGTCGACTGGTTGGAACGCTACGAGTACGCCAGCCGCCGACACGTTATCGTCCACATCCTCTGGCACACCGGCTGCCGTGTCGGCGAGTTGCGTGCGCTCGACCTCGGTGATCTCGACCTGGAGGGCGATCGACCTCGAGCGGACGGCCCGGCCATCCACTTCGTCCACCGACCGGAAACCGACACGCCGCTGAAGAACAAGAAAGACGGCGAGCGCTGGAACGGGATCAGTTCTCACGTCGCCCAGATTCTACAGGATTATATCGACGGTCCCCGCGAGGAGATCGTCGACGAACACGGACGCCGACCACTCGTTACGACGCGACATGGGCGTGTATCCGTCTCAGCGTGTCGGGACACGCTCTATCGCGTGACCCGTCCGTGCTGGCGGGGAGAACCGTGCCCGCACGATCGAGATGTCGACGCTTGCGAGGCGACCCACTACTCGAAGATGAGTCAGTGCCCGTCGTCTCGGTCACCCCACGATGTCCGGAGTGGGCGAGTGACCGCCCACCGACTCGCCGATGAGGATCGGGCTCTCGTCTCCGAGCGGTTGAACGCGAGCGAGGAGATTCTCGATAAGCACTACGACAGGCGCAACGAGCGACAGAAAGCGGAGCAGCGACGGAGGTACTTCGATCTATGA
- a CDS encoding DUF7386 family protein: MTKRTSLKLTDERQRKLDRASAIVAEDEYDDPPMSVVIDAALTHLIESEQNIDDARDEYDPETIQAIANTSVIGLRYRTSLESRYR, encoded by the coding sequence ATGACCAAGCGAACCAGTCTGAAACTCACTGACGAACGGCAGCGGAAACTCGACCGTGCGAGCGCGATCGTCGCCGAAGACGAGTACGATGACCCTCCGATGTCCGTCGTGATCGACGCCGCACTTACTCACCTGATTGAGTCCGAACAGAACATCGACGATGCTCGAGATGAGTACGATCCCGAGACGATCCAGGCGATCGCGAATACGTCGGTAATTGGGCTTCGATATCGGACGAGTCTTGAAAGTCGGTATCGATAA
- a CDS encoding ABC transporter permease, with amino-acid sequence MSDERDGRGRAAGPRRTRWFGIVGVTLRRWWQRATGTTVGRIASTIAAVALTIALLVVVTGIALALADGGVASTDDADVRVTPEASGTLSSVDGVEGPRLGATNERAETIRSAGGVEHASPVLLETVRFESSDGDPRPVRLVGVVPDDEPRTVAGLSTAALEPGDPHYANGSYDGRLTREIVLSPTAADQLDASVGDELTVSMGGQERTSAAAPSVTVTAITDERTGGAGAPIALVHLSELQSLAGADDGELADRLVVWGNPQAAQSAATDAYPIAAVEPVSGTDPSALFQDGLAFATSVIALLVGVTICASFVATTMGMTIDEDRRMLAVLESVGFPARSRLAVVAVSTGITTLVGAIVGIGLGMAGIVGVNAVAGATVAPGTVAQFHPVFVPYAIAVALLSGLVAVPYPLAVAARTSVLEEVGR; translated from the coding sequence ATGTCCGATGAGCGCGACGGGCGCGGACGGGCGGCCGGTCCGCGACGAACACGATGGTTCGGGATCGTCGGGGTGACGCTACGCAGGTGGTGGCAGCGGGCGACGGGAACGACGGTCGGCAGAATCGCATCGACGATCGCCGCCGTCGCGTTGACGATCGCGTTGCTGGTAGTCGTCACTGGGATCGCGCTGGCGCTTGCCGACGGCGGCGTGGCGAGCACGGACGACGCCGATGTCCGCGTGACGCCCGAAGCGAGCGGGACGCTGTCGTCCGTCGACGGGGTCGAGGGGCCACGGCTCGGGGCGACCAACGAACGGGCCGAAACGATCCGTTCGGCGGGCGGCGTCGAGCACGCGTCACCGGTCTTGCTCGAGACGGTCCGATTCGAGTCGTCGGACGGCGATCCACGACCGGTCCGTCTCGTCGGCGTCGTTCCCGACGACGAGCCACGGACCGTCGCGGGGCTGTCGACGGCCGCCCTCGAGCCGGGTGATCCCCACTACGCCAACGGCTCGTACGACGGGCGACTGACGAGGGAGATCGTCCTCTCGCCCACTGCAGCGGACCAGCTCGACGCGTCCGTGGGCGACGAACTCACCGTCTCGATGGGGGGACAAGAGCGGACGAGCGCCGCTGCACCCTCGGTGACGGTGACGGCGATCACGGACGAGCGGACCGGGGGAGCTGGTGCACCGATCGCGCTCGTTCACCTGAGCGAGCTCCAGTCGCTCGCCGGGGCCGACGACGGCGAGCTCGCCGATCGACTGGTGGTCTGGGGGAACCCCCAGGCGGCACAGTCGGCTGCGACCGACGCGTACCCGATCGCGGCGGTCGAACCGGTGAGTGGCACCGACCCGTCGGCGCTGTTCCAGGACGGCTTGGCGTTCGCAACGAGCGTGATCGCGTTGCTGGTCGGCGTGACGATCTGTGCGTCCTTCGTCGCGACGACGATGGGGATGACCATCGACGAGGACCGTCGGATGCTCGCCGTCCTCGAGTCGGTCGGCTTCCCCGCCCGGAGCCGGCTCGCCGTCGTCGCGGTGTCGACGGGGATCACGACGCTTGTGGGGGCGATCGTCGGCATCGGGCTCGGGATGGCGGGGATCGTCGGCGTCAATGCCGTCGCCGGCGCGACCGTCGCACCGGGTACGGTCGCCCAGTTTCACCCGGTGTTCGTCCCGTACGCGATCGCCGTCGCGCTCCTGTCGGGGCTGGTCGCCGTTCCGTACCCGCTTGCCGTCGCCGCGCGAACGTCCGTCCTCGAGGAGGTGGGGCGATAG
- a CDS encoding ABC transporter permease — protein MWRSAVRIRAVIGLAVAQLRRSPGRTALSVLAVALAVLSVTVLASLGVGVVEKGEEGLDRANRDIWMTSDPVDPAASGTENPIVGAHGIAAEMTAREDVQTASPIAMYDVYLGTNTTAPQRRPAVGVQRTHHEFDFQAGGGFEVDEETAASPPPAEPSVEEIVIDPRVADDLNVSVGDTLYVGTSRQTARANEFTVVGISGYYSQYLGSPAVTVPLGDLQAVAGTSGTDRATFIIANVADGADRNAVADDLSAEYPEYDVRTSDDQVESMIEERTIVLASGVTLVGLAIVGGVVLTANLFALVAHQQRQQLAALRAIGLSRGVLAGTIGAQGLLIGLVGGLVGLAATPLAVTGLNRFSASMLGFERLLRTTSGIYAGGIALALVVGTVVALVSGWRAGRYARIEHLEA, from the coding sequence ATGTGGCGGAGCGCAGTTCGAATCCGTGCGGTGATCGGGCTCGCCGTCGCACAGCTCCGGCGGTCGCCCGGCCGAACCGCACTCTCCGTGCTCGCGGTCGCGCTGGCCGTGCTCTCGGTAACGGTGCTTGCGAGCCTGGGTGTCGGCGTCGTCGAAAAGGGCGAGGAGGGACTCGACAGGGCGAACCGGGACATCTGGATGACGAGCGATCCGGTCGATCCGGCCGCGAGCGGGACCGAAAACCCGATCGTCGGGGCCCACGGGATAGCGGCGGAGATGACCGCACGCGAGGACGTTCAGACTGCATCCCCGATCGCGATGTACGACGTCTATCTCGGAACGAATACGACTGCGCCCCAGCGCAGGCCCGCGGTCGGCGTTCAGCGGACCCACCACGAGTTCGACTTTCAGGCGGGTGGCGGGTTCGAAGTCGACGAGGAGACCGCTGCCAGTCCACCGCCAGCGGAGCCGTCGGTCGAGGAGATCGTGATCGACCCGCGAGTCGCGGACGATCTGAACGTCTCGGTCGGCGACACGCTCTACGTCGGGACGAGCAGGCAGACCGCACGGGCAAACGAGTTTACCGTCGTCGGCATCTCCGGCTACTACTCGCAGTATCTCGGCTCGCCGGCAGTGACGGTGCCGCTCGGGGACTTACAGGCAGTCGCGGGGACGTCGGGCACCGACCGAGCGACGTTTATCATCGCCAACGTGGCGGACGGTGCCGACCGGAACGCCGTCGCGGACGATTTGAGCGCGGAGTACCCCGAATACGACGTTCGGACCAGTGACGATCAGGTCGAGTCGATGATCGAGGAACGCACGATCGTCCTCGCGAGCGGTGTGACGCTGGTCGGCCTCGCCATCGTCGGCGGTGTCGTCCTGACGGCGAACCTGTTCGCGCTCGTGGCCCACCAGCAGCGCCAACAGCTCGCAGCGCTCCGTGCGATCGGCCTCTCCCGAGGGGTGCTCGCCGGAACGATCGGGGCACAGGGGCTCCTGATCGGTCTCGTCGGCGGCCTCGTCGGCCTCGCGGCGACGCCGTTGGCCGTGACCGGCCTGAACCGTTTCTCGGCATCCATGCTGGGATTCGAGCGGCTCCTTCGGACGACGAGCGGGATCTACGCCGGCGGCATCGCGCTCGCACTCGTCGTCGGGACGGTCGTCGCGCTCGTTTCGGGGTGGCGCGCCGGCCGGTACGCCCGTATCGAACACCTCGAGGCCTGA
- a CDS encoding winged helix-turn-helix domain-containing protein, whose protein sequence is MKAADQAILQLLGPPKPLELTPGNIARNTGLSRGYTSSRLSVLVDNGLVEVDEQEGSHPFYNLSDQGRAYLEGKLSLEDLGQNSEI, encoded by the coding sequence ATGAAAGCAGCAGATCAAGCAATCCTTCAGCTGCTGGGTCCACCAAAACCTCTCGAGTTAACACCGGGAAATATCGCCCGCAACACGGGACTAAGCCGTGGATATACCAGTAGCAGACTTAGTGTTCTTGTCGATAACGGACTCGTGGAAGTTGATGAACAGGAAGGATCACATCCTTTCTACAATTTGTCTGATCAGGGTCGTGCGTATCTCGAGGGAAAACTCAGTTTAGAAGATCTTGGACAAAATTCCGAAATCTAA
- a CDS encoding DEAD/DEAH box helicase, translated as MTEGDVAAFTHLGATVRGALSERGFSQPTAPQRLAIPPLSAGENTLVIAPTGSGKTETAMLPVFDHLVAEEGPPEGFGALYITPLRALNRDMRERLEWWGEYLDLEVDVRHGDTTDYQRSKQAEDPPDVLITTPETVQAMLTGERLREALQDVSHVVIDEVHELAASKRGAQLAIGLERLHDLAGRFQRIGLSATVGDPGAVGQFLTGGRPCEIREIDVGSNVDVTVREPEITEADERLAGELMTEADTASHVRLIRDLVADHESTLIFVNTRQTAEALGSRFKELDLPIGVHHGSLSKEARIDVEDRFKAGELDGLLCTSSMELGIDVGQVDHVIQYKSPRQVTRLLQRIGRAGHRQDEVSRGTIVTTRPDDTFEALSIARRARDGEVEPAAIHEGSLDVVANQLPAIVQSRGDTYVDEAVETVTRSYPFRNVPETTIREIVEELDRNRVLWFDEGEDRIETTGGTWQYVYANLSMIPDEETYEVHDIASGGQIGTLDERFVVNFAQPGEVFIQRGEMWRIAEIDDEEARVKVSPIEDPAGEVPSWIGQEIPVPAAVAGEVGEIRAVAEPQLGAGADAAAVGRELAGRYPADEYTLTEACEQLEAQVDADAPMPTADRLVLERQGRTIVLNAPFGHMANETLGRVLSALLGQQAGSSVGLETDPYRIELEVPTSIATSDVIEVLEETDPDHVEAIVELGLKRSDALAFRLAQVSAKFGALKRWQNQGSGRLSNDRLLSALEDTPMYEEAIREVFHEDLDIDRASSVLAGIQSGALELVTHRGRTPVGQGGRSSGGKELLAPENADASVIETVRERIQNDRVILLCTHCTEWNVKTKVKRVRDQPECPECGSTRIASLNPWADEVVQAVRAQEKDDEQREMTERAFRAASLVQSHGKQAVIAMAARGVGPHNAAQIINKLREDDAEFYRDILAKEREYARTQAFWD; from the coding sequence ATGACTGAGGGGGACGTCGCGGCGTTTACGCATCTCGGAGCGACGGTTCGCGGTGCGCTCTCCGAACGCGGGTTCTCGCAGCCGACGGCTCCACAGCGACTGGCGATTCCGCCGCTGTCGGCCGGCGAGAACACGCTCGTGATCGCGCCCACCGGGAGCGGCAAGACCGAGACGGCGATGTTGCCCGTCTTCGACCACCTCGTCGCCGAGGAGGGGCCACCCGAGGGGTTCGGCGCGCTCTACATCACCCCGCTGCGGGCCCTGAACCGCGACATGCGCGAGCGCCTCGAGTGGTGGGGCGAGTACCTGGATCTCGAGGTCGACGTCCGCCACGGCGACACCACGGACTACCAGCGGAGCAAGCAAGCCGAGGACCCGCCGGACGTGCTGATCACGACGCCCGAGACCGTCCAGGCGATGCTCACCGGCGAGCGGCTGCGCGAGGCGCTACAGGACGTCTCCCACGTCGTGATCGACGAAGTCCACGAACTCGCCGCGTCCAAGCGCGGTGCGCAACTGGCGATCGGCCTCGAGCGACTCCACGACCTCGCCGGGCGGTTCCAGCGGATCGGCCTCTCGGCGACGGTCGGCGATCCGGGAGCGGTCGGGCAGTTCCTCACGGGCGGTCGCCCCTGCGAGATCAGGGAGATCGACGTCGGGAGCAACGTCGACGTGACGGTCCGCGAACCGGAGATCACCGAGGCTGACGAGCGATTGGCCGGCGAGCTCATGACCGAAGCCGACACGGCCAGCCACGTCCGACTGATCCGGGACCTGGTCGCGGACCACGAGTCGACGCTGATCTTCGTGAATACGCGCCAGACGGCGGAGGCGCTGGGGTCGCGATTCAAGGAGCTCGACTTACCGATCGGGGTCCACCACGGCTCGCTCTCGAAGGAGGCCCGAATCGACGTCGAGGATCGGTTCAAGGCCGGCGAACTCGACGGGTTGCTGTGTACGTCCTCGATGGAGCTCGGGATCGACGTCGGACAGGTCGATCACGTGATCCAGTACAAGAGCCCGCGGCAGGTCACTCGACTCCTCCAGCGGATCGGCCGCGCGGGGCATCGCCAGGACGAGGTCTCGAGGGGCACGATCGTCACGACGCGGCCCGACGATACGTTCGAGGCGCTGTCGATCGCTCGTCGGGCTCGCGACGGCGAGGTCGAGCCGGCGGCGATCCACGAGGGGAGCCTGGACGTCGTCGCGAATCAGTTGCCGGCGATCGTCCAGAGCCGCGGGGACACGTACGTCGACGAGGCAGTCGAGACCGTCACGCGGTCGTATCCGTTCCGGAACGTGCCCGAGACGACGATCCGCGAGATCGTGGAGGAACTGGACCGTAACCGGGTCCTCTGGTTCGACGAGGGCGAGGACCGCATCGAGACCACCGGCGGCACCTGGCAGTACGTCTACGCGAACCTCTCGATGATCCCCGACGAGGAGACCTACGAGGTCCACGACATCGCCTCGGGGGGCCAGATCGGGACCCTGGACGAACGCTTCGTCGTCAACTTCGCCCAGCCCGGCGAAGTGTTCATCCAACGGGGCGAGATGTGGCGGATCGCGGAGATCGACGACGAGGAGGCGCGGGTCAAGGTCAGCCCGATCGAGGACCCCGCCGGCGAGGTGCCCTCCTGGATCGGCCAGGAGATCCCCGTCCCCGCCGCGGTCGCGGGCGAGGTCGGCGAGATCCGGGCCGTCGCGGAACCGCAACTCGGAGCCGGGGCCGACGCCGCTGCGGTCGGTCGCGAACTCGCAGGCCGCTATCCGGCCGACGAGTACACGCTAACCGAGGCCTGCGAGCAACTCGAGGCCCAGGTCGACGCCGACGCACCGATGCCGACGGCGGATCGACTGGTGCTCGAGCGACAGGGGCGGACGATCGTGCTCAACGCACCCTTCGGCCACATGGCCAACGAGACGCTCGGCCGGGTCCTCTCGGCACTGCTGGGCCAGCAGGCGGGCTCCTCGGTCGGCCTCGAGACCGATCCCTACCGGATCGAACTCGAAGTGCCGACTTCGATCGCGACCAGCGACGTGATCGAGGTACTCGAGGAGACCGATCCCGACCACGTCGAGGCGATCGTCGAACTCGGACTCAAGCGCTCGGACGCGCTCGCCTTCCGGCTCGCACAGGTCTCCGCGAAGTTCGGCGCGCTCAAACGCTGGCAGAACCAGGGATCGGGCCGGCTCTCGAACGATCGCTTGCTGTCGGCACTCGAGGACACGCCGATGTACGAGGAGGCGATCCGGGAGGTGTTCCACGAGGATCTCGATATCGACCGCGCGAGTTCGGTGCTCGCGGGGATCCAGTCGGGCGCGCTCGAGTTGGTGACCCATCGCGGGCGGACGCCGGTCGGACAGGGCGGTCGATCCTCGGGGGGCAAGGAACTGCTCGCGCCCGAGAACGCCGACGCGAGCGTCATCGAGACGGTCCGGGAGCGGATCCAGAACGATCGGGTCATCCTGCTCTGTACCCACTGCACGGAGTGGAACGTGAAGACGAAGGTCAAACGGGTCCGCGACCAGCCGGAGTGTCCCGAGTGCGGGTCGACCCGGATCGCGTCGCTGAACCCGTGGGCCGACGAGGTCGTCCAGGCCGTCAGGGCTCAGGAGAAAGACGACGAGCAACGAGAGATGACGGAGCGAGCGTTCCGGGCCGCGAGCCTCGTCCAGAGCCACGGCAAACAGGCCGTGATCGCGATGGCTGCCCGCGGCGTTGGGCCGCACAACGCCGCACAGATCATCAACAAACTCCGCGAGGACGACGCCGAATTCTATCGCGACATCCTCGCGAAAGAGCGGGAGTACGCCCGTACGCAGGCGTTCTGGGACTGA